One genomic segment of Amycolatopsis sp. Hca4 includes these proteins:
- a CDS encoding CoA-binding protein: MTPEEILAGATTIAVVGLSRDPAKAAHGVPAVLQAHGFRIIPVHPTATELLGEKVYRSLTDIPEPVDLVDVFRPSPEAPGIAREAAEIGAKALWLQQGIVSAEARRIAEEGGLAYVENRCTAVVRATASISRR, from the coding sequence ATGACTCCAGAAGAGATCCTCGCCGGCGCGACGACCATCGCCGTCGTCGGCCTGAGCCGCGATCCGGCCAAGGCCGCGCACGGCGTCCCGGCGGTCCTGCAGGCTCACGGCTTCCGGATCATCCCGGTGCACCCGACCGCGACCGAGCTGCTCGGCGAGAAGGTGTACCGGTCCCTGACGGACATCCCCGAGCCGGTGGACCTGGTCGACGTCTTCCGGCCGTCCCCCGAGGCGCCGGGCATCGCCCGCGAAGCCGCCGAAATCGGCGCCAAGGCGCTGTGGCTGCAGCAGGGCATCGTCTCCGCCGAAGCGCGCCGCATCGCCGAAGAGGGCGGGCTCGCCTACGTCGAGAACCGCTGCACCGCCGTCGTCCGCGCGACCGCCTCAATCTCGAGGCGCTAG
- the gvpJ gene encoding gas vesicle protein GvpJ, translating into MTRPGQTGGTLTDTLNVLLDKGLVIDATVKVSLIGIELLSIEARVVIASVDTYIRYLEAMQRVNAQAQLPNPGQVSIGLDQTVGLIPPPPPTPAVAVPVEPAIPVEQK; encoded by the coding sequence GTGACCAGACCGGGACAGACCGGTGGCACCCTCACCGATACCCTCAACGTCCTGCTGGACAAGGGACTCGTCATCGACGCCACGGTGAAGGTGTCCCTGATCGGGATCGAGCTGCTGTCGATCGAGGCGAGGGTCGTGATCGCCAGCGTCGACACCTACATCCGCTACCTCGAAGCGATGCAGCGGGTGAACGCGCAGGCGCAGCTGCCCAACCCCGGGCAGGTCTCCATCGGGCTCGACCAGACCGTCGGGCTGATCCCGCCCCCGCCACCCACCCCGGCCGTCGCCGTTCCGGTGGAGCCCGCCATCCCCGTCGAACAGAAGTGA
- a CDS encoding NHL repeat-containing protein: MTSSEVAALPRAFGGPGAGPGQFRAPSGIAVDARGRVWVADTGNDRVQAFTRDGTLVRVLAGRLKAPEAVAVDAAGNVYVADTGNRRVVQFSWQGGFVREFGGLTRPRAVALECAGRLLVDDTGRVARFDTRTGAALPDTAEPISSPRDVADDGTGGVWVAEPGNHRIVHFGASG, from the coding sequence GTGACCAGCAGTGAAGTCGCCGCGCTCCCGCGCGCGTTCGGCGGGCCCGGCGCGGGGCCCGGGCAGTTCCGCGCGCCGTCCGGGATCGCCGTCGACGCGCGCGGCCGCGTCTGGGTGGCCGACACCGGCAACGACCGGGTGCAGGCGTTCACCCGCGACGGCACGCTCGTGCGGGTGCTGGCCGGCCGGCTCAAGGCGCCCGAAGCGGTGGCGGTCGACGCGGCGGGCAACGTCTACGTCGCCGACACCGGCAACCGCCGCGTGGTGCAGTTCTCGTGGCAGGGCGGGTTCGTGCGCGAGTTCGGCGGCCTCACCCGGCCCCGCGCCGTCGCGCTGGAGTGCGCCGGGCGGCTGCTGGTCGACGACACCGGGCGCGTCGCCCGGTTCGACACCCGCACGGGCGCGGCGCTGCCCGACACGGCCGAGCCGATCAGCTCACCGCGGGACGTGGCCGACGACGGGACCGGCGGGGTCTGGGTCGCCGAGCCGGGCAACCACCGCATCGTCCACTTCGGAGCGTCCGGCTAG
- a CDS encoding 2-keto-4-pentenoate hydratase yields MDASEVQEAASALARAYATREPIEPLIKTYPDAGVEDAYRIQQEQVRHWVEGGDAVRGHKVGLASAAMQRQMGVDQPDYGHLTGSMFHLEHQPIPTSAFLQPRIEPEIAFVLGSALRGPGVTVADAVRAVEFVLPSLEIVDSRIQDWKISLFDTIADNASSGGVVLGSSPTALGSVDLRLAGCVLYQNGSVAATGAGGAVLGSPLNSLVWLANTVGPLGVTLEPGHVVLPGSMTRAIPVSPGDTIVATIAGIGSVTAVFSEES; encoded by the coding sequence GTGGATGCCAGCGAGGTGCAGGAGGCCGCTTCGGCGCTGGCGCGGGCTTACGCCACGCGCGAGCCGATCGAGCCGCTGATCAAGACGTATCCCGACGCGGGCGTCGAGGACGCCTACCGGATCCAGCAGGAGCAGGTGCGGCACTGGGTCGAGGGCGGCGACGCCGTCCGCGGGCACAAGGTCGGCCTCGCGTCGGCGGCGATGCAGCGGCAGATGGGCGTCGACCAGCCCGACTACGGGCACCTCACCGGCAGCATGTTCCACCTCGAGCATCAGCCGATCCCGACGTCGGCGTTCCTGCAGCCGCGGATCGAGCCGGAGATCGCGTTCGTGCTGGGCTCCGCCCTGCGCGGCCCGGGGGTGACGGTCGCCGACGCGGTGCGGGCGGTCGAGTTCGTGCTGCCGTCGCTGGAGATCGTCGACTCCCGCATCCAGGACTGGAAGATCTCGCTGTTCGACACGATCGCGGACAACGCTTCCTCGGGTGGGGTGGTCCTGGGCAGCAGCCCGACGGCTCTGGGGTCGGTGGATCTGCGGCTCGCGGGGTGCGTGCTGTACCAGAACGGCTCGGTGGCGGCGACCGGCGCGGGCGGCGCGGTGCTGGGCTCGCCGTTGAACTCGCTGGTGTGGCTGGCGAACACGGTGGGCCCGCTGGGCGTCACGCTGGAGCCAGGGCACGTGGTGCTGCCGGGGTCGATGACCCGGGCGATCCCGGTGTCCCCCGGCGACACGATCGTCGCGACGATCGCCGGCATCGGCAGCGTCACCGCGGTGTTTTCGGAGGAATCGTGA
- a CDS encoding cell wall metabolism sensor histidine kinase WalK has product MKLGRVIAATGVRMRATAVAVFALALAIAVGGVVVVLLLEESLDRSVTESARSTGRQVAIQLIREGARDLSASDVASTGDTEAVTQVLDARGTPIASDPAIVGHPPLTASRPVVGHEIVETLPLGLNGDNDDYRVVSQEVTGPGGPFTVISARSLEPVTEASTRLTLLLGLIAVPLLAIAGLAVYRAVGSALRPVERMRRTVAEISTRDLASRVPLPPGGDEVHRLAVTLNEMLSRLASAQAAQRRFVADASHELRSPLSTISTALDVAGRHPESTGDLVPVIDRETARLRELVDDLLMLARTDDATDRPQRTEVDLDDIVRAEAERVRGESTVDVEVRAGPAKVHGSEAQLRRAVRNLVDNARGHARSRIRVSSAVRGDLAVVEVSDDGPGVEAADRERIFERFVRLDASRQRGHGGTGLGLPIVAGIAARHGGRARYAASEEPGARFVIELPVIDLPKEE; this is encoded by the coding sequence GTGAAACTGGGCAGGGTGATCGCCGCGACCGGCGTCCGGATGCGCGCCACCGCGGTGGCCGTCTTCGCGCTCGCGCTGGCCATCGCCGTCGGCGGCGTGGTCGTCGTCCTGCTGCTGGAGGAGTCGCTCGACCGCAGCGTCACCGAGAGTGCCCGCAGCACCGGGCGGCAGGTCGCCATCCAGCTCATCCGCGAAGGCGCGCGCGACCTGAGCGCGAGCGACGTCGCCAGCACCGGCGACACCGAGGCCGTCACGCAGGTCCTGGACGCGCGGGGGACGCCGATCGCGAGCGACCCCGCCATCGTCGGGCACCCGCCGCTGACCGCGTCGCGTCCGGTCGTCGGGCACGAGATCGTCGAAACGCTGCCGCTCGGGCTGAACGGCGACAACGACGACTACCGCGTCGTGTCGCAGGAGGTGACCGGGCCCGGCGGGCCGTTCACCGTGATCTCCGCGCGCTCGCTGGAACCGGTCACGGAGGCCTCGACGCGGCTGACGCTGCTGCTCGGCCTGATCGCCGTGCCGCTGCTGGCGATCGCCGGGCTCGCGGTGTACCGGGCGGTCGGCTCGGCGCTGCGGCCGGTCGAGCGGATGCGCCGGACCGTCGCGGAGATCTCGACGCGCGACCTCGCCTCGCGCGTGCCGCTGCCGCCGGGCGGCGACGAGGTGCACCGCCTGGCCGTGACGCTCAACGAAATGCTGTCCCGGCTGGCCTCGGCGCAGGCCGCGCAACGCCGGTTCGTCGCGGACGCCAGCCACGAGCTGCGCTCACCGCTGTCGACGATCAGCACCGCGCTCGACGTCGCCGGCCGGCACCCGGAGAGCACCGGCGACCTGGTGCCGGTGATCGACCGGGAGACCGCCCGGCTGCGCGAGCTGGTCGACGACCTGCTGATGCTGGCCCGCACCGACGACGCCACGGACCGGCCGCAGCGCACCGAGGTCGACCTCGACGACATCGTCCGCGCCGAAGCCGAGCGGGTCCGGGGCGAGAGCACGGTGGACGTCGAGGTCCGCGCCGGGCCGGCGAAGGTGCACGGCAGCGAGGCCCAGCTGCGGCGGGCGGTGCGCAACCTGGTCGACAACGCGCGCGGGCACGCGCGCTCGCGCATCCGCGTCAGCAGCGCGGTGCGCGGCGACCTGGCCGTGGTCGAGGTGAGCGACGACGGCCCCGGCGTCGAGGCGGCCGACCGGGAACGGATCTTCGAGCGGTTCGTCCGGCTCGACGCGTCGCGGCAGCGCGGGCACGGCGGAACCGGGCTGGGCCTGCCGATCGTGGCCGGTATCGCGGCCCGCCACGGCGGCCGGGCGCGCTACGCCGCCTCGGAGGAGCCGGGCGCGCGGTTCGTGATCGAGCTGCCGGTGATCGACCTGCCGAAGGAGGAGTAG
- a CDS encoding response regulator transcription factor: protein MRLLIVEDEREFAETLRRGLVAEGFTADVAHTGREGLWRATEHAYDVVVLDIMLPELSGYEVLKRLRAAENWTPVLMLTAKDGEYDEADAFDLGADDYLSKPFSFVVLIARLRALLRRGAPARPAVLEAGDLRLDPSARTVHRGQKRIELTAREFGLLEFLLRRAGAALSKNEILSHVWDAHYDGDENVVEVYIGYLRRKIDAPFGTHTIETVRGVGYRLVDVTRS, encoded by the coding sequence GTGCGGCTGCTGATCGTGGAGGACGAGCGCGAGTTCGCGGAGACGCTGCGGCGGGGCCTGGTCGCCGAGGGCTTCACCGCCGACGTCGCGCACACCGGCCGGGAGGGTCTCTGGCGGGCGACCGAGCACGCCTACGACGTCGTGGTGCTCGACATCATGCTGCCCGAGCTGTCCGGCTACGAGGTGCTCAAGCGCCTGCGGGCGGCGGAGAACTGGACGCCGGTGCTGATGCTGACGGCCAAGGACGGCGAGTACGACGAGGCCGACGCGTTCGACCTCGGCGCCGACGACTACCTGTCCAAGCCGTTCTCCTTCGTCGTGCTGATCGCCCGGCTGCGCGCGTTGCTGCGGCGCGGCGCGCCGGCCCGGCCTGCCGTGCTGGAGGCCGGGGACCTGCGGCTCGATCCGTCGGCCCGTACCGTCCACAGGGGACAGAAGCGGATCGAGCTCACCGCGCGCGAGTTCGGGTTGCTGGAGTTCCTGCTGCGGCGGGCGGGGGCCGCGCTGTCGAAGAACGAAATCCTCAGCCACGTCTGGGACGCCCACTACGACGGCGACGAGAACGTCGTCGAGGTGTACATCGGGTACCTGCGGCGCAAGATCGACGCGCCGTTCGGCACGCACACCATCGAGACGGTCCGCGGGGTGGGCTACCGGCTGGTAGACGTTACCCGATCGTAA
- a CDS encoding type 1 glutamine amidotransferase encodes MADSIVQIGLLLPEVLGTYGDTGNAQVLGKRLQWRGLDAEVVPVGLGDPVPSTLDLYLLGGGEDGAQALAAAHLRRYPGLRRAVAAGAVVFGVCAGLQVLGTRFRGLDGVDHDGLGLLDLTTEPGEQRAVAELVATPSRLLDGAALTGFENHLGVSKLGADSEPLGRVVRGTGNGDGTEGAVTDRVVGTYLHGPALARNPALADLLLAWTVGHPLGPLELTEVERLRAERLAVPRRRRGA; translated from the coding sequence ATGGCTGACTCGATCGTCCAAATCGGACTACTGCTGCCGGAGGTGCTCGGCACCTACGGCGACACGGGCAACGCCCAGGTGCTCGGGAAGCGGCTGCAGTGGCGCGGGCTCGACGCCGAGGTCGTCCCGGTCGGGCTCGGCGACCCGGTACCGTCCACTTTGGACCTTTACCTGCTCGGTGGCGGCGAGGACGGCGCACAGGCGCTGGCCGCCGCGCACCTGCGCCGGTACCCGGGCCTGCGGCGGGCGGTCGCGGCCGGCGCGGTCGTCTTCGGCGTGTGCGCCGGCCTGCAGGTGCTCGGCACCCGCTTCCGCGGCCTGGACGGCGTCGACCACGACGGGCTCGGCCTGCTCGACCTCACCACCGAGCCCGGCGAGCAGCGCGCGGTCGCCGAACTGGTCGCGACGCCGTCCCGGCTGCTGGACGGGGCCGCACTGACCGGGTTCGAGAACCACCTCGGCGTCAGCAAGCTCGGCGCCGACAGCGAACCGCTCGGGCGGGTCGTGCGCGGCACCGGCAACGGCGACGGCACCGAGGGCGCGGTGACCGACCGGGTGGTCGGCACCTACCTGCACGGCCCGGCGCTGGCCCGCAACCCCGCGCTGGCCGACCTGCTGCTGGCCTGGACGGTCGGCCACCCGCTCGGCCCGCTGGAGCTGACCGAGGTCGAACGGCTGCGCGCGGAACGGCTCGCCGTCCCGCGACGGCGCCGGGGCGCGTGA
- a CDS encoding GvpL/GvpF family gas vesicle protein, translated as MNTGNWLCAYAITRNRPATWDVGPAPRLIGYRDLGVVVSEVAPTRFDRIDTLDPVDGTLAELAREHDAVVRAVFRSEPVLPLRFGTVLDGEDAARRLLEAGYDQARDCLDEVAGHREWGVRVRHAEPAATTKPDAAGLTGTQYLVRRRERLKAIQQAREDVAGSAARLEGALRRHAADTVGRARPHGVLVNSAYLVETGREAAFHAEVEWFARELSAAGATVETSGPWPPYSFTDLELGAKAHG; from the coding sequence GTGAACACCGGAAACTGGCTGTGCGCGTACGCGATCACCCGCAACCGGCCTGCCACCTGGGACGTCGGGCCCGCGCCGCGGCTGATCGGCTACCGCGACCTCGGCGTGGTCGTCTCCGAGGTGGCGCCGACGCGGTTCGACCGCATCGACACGCTCGACCCGGTCGACGGCACGCTCGCCGAGCTGGCCCGCGAGCACGACGCCGTGGTGCGCGCGGTGTTCCGCAGCGAACCGGTGCTGCCGCTGCGGTTCGGCACCGTCCTCGACGGCGAAGACGCCGCCCGCCGGCTGCTGGAGGCGGGCTACGACCAGGCACGCGACTGCCTCGACGAGGTGGCGGGCCACCGCGAGTGGGGTGTCCGGGTGCGGCACGCGGAGCCGGCGGCGACCACCAAACCGGACGCGGCGGGCCTGACGGGAACGCAGTACCTGGTGCGCCGGCGCGAGCGGCTGAAGGCGATCCAGCAGGCGCGCGAGGACGTGGCCGGTTCGGCGGCCCGGCTCGAAGGGGCGCTGCGCCGGCACGCGGCGGACACCGTCGGGCGCGCGCGGCCGCACGGGGTGCTGGTGAACTCGGCGTACCTGGTGGAGACGGGCCGCGAGGCGGCGTTCCACGCGGAGGTCGAGTGGTTCGCCCGCGAGCTGAGCGCGGCCGGGGCCACGGTGGAGACGTCGGGGCCGTGGCCGCCGTACTCGTTCACCGACCTCGAACTCGGAGCGAAGGCGCATGGCTGA
- a CDS encoding VOC family protein, whose protein sequence is MAPTPAEVTQLAEARDALRERHLRPAAERPATNGRGIHHTALISSDVERTIEFYQDILGFPLTELIENRDYPGSSHFFFDVGNGNAVAFFDLPGLDLGPYAEVLGGLHHLALSVTPERWDAIKDKLDEAGVQYLLESKTSIYLSDPDGARVELISDPLGEMYGEKIG, encoded by the coding sequence ATGGCACCGACCCCCGCCGAGGTCACCCAGCTCGCCGAAGCCCGTGACGCCCTGCGCGAGCGCCACCTGCGCCCGGCCGCGGAACGCCCGGCGACGAACGGCCGCGGCATCCACCACACCGCGCTGATCTCCAGTGACGTCGAGCGGACCATCGAGTTCTACCAGGACATCCTCGGCTTCCCGCTCACCGAGCTGATCGAGAACCGCGACTACCCCGGCTCCAGCCACTTCTTCTTCGACGTCGGCAACGGCAACGCGGTCGCCTTCTTCGACCTGCCCGGCCTCGACCTCGGCCCGTACGCGGAAGTCCTCGGTGGACTGCACCACCTGGCCCTCTCCGTCACGCCCGAACGGTGGGACGCCATCAAGGACAAGCTCGACGAAGCCGGCGTGCAGTACCTGCTGGAGAGCAAGACGTCCATCTACCTGTCCGATCCGGACGGTGCCCGCGTCGAGCTGATCTCCGACCCGCTCGGCGAGATGTACGGCGAGAAGATCGGCTGA
- a CDS encoding gas vesicle protein has translation MPESPLPFPAPSEPAQNEIAPNPSGKSVSRLRAADAIRVAKDQFGMVTGLTPHAVTGVRARGDGGWSVLVDVVELARIPDSTSVMATYRVDVDADGELGACERLRRFTRGATDS, from the coding sequence ATGCCGGAATCGCCGCTGCCGTTCCCTGCTCCGAGCGAACCCGCTCAAAACGAAATTGCTCCGAACCCCTCCGGGAAATCCGTTTCCCGGCTGCGTGCCGCTGACGCCATCCGGGTTGCGAAGGACCAGTTCGGCATGGTGACCGGGCTGACCCCGCACGCCGTGACCGGTGTCCGCGCCCGGGGCGACGGCGGCTGGTCCGTGCTCGTCGACGTCGTCGAGCTGGCCCGGATCCCGGATTCCACCAGTGTGATGGCCACCTACCGGGTGGACGTCGACGCCGACGGCGAGCTCGGCGCGTGCGAACGGCTGCGCCGGTTCACCCGGGGCGCCACCGATTCCTGA
- a CDS encoding gas vesicle protein codes for MAASSDSLADILERVLDKGVVIAGDIGVSVVDVELLTLRIRLFIASAQTAREMGMDWWTNDPFFAPNAARAEVGATDLAARVAELEARLPVPGGKEEPR; via the coding sequence TTGGCCGCTTCGTCCGATTCGTTGGCGGACATTCTGGAACGCGTGCTCGACAAGGGTGTCGTCATCGCCGGTGACATCGGCGTCAGCGTCGTCGACGTCGAATTGCTGACCCTGCGGATCCGGCTGTTCATCGCGTCCGCGCAGACCGCCCGGGAAATGGGCATGGACTGGTGGACGAACGATCCGTTCTTCGCCCCGAACGCCGCGCGCGCGGAAGTGGGGGCGACCGACCTGGCGGCGCGCGTCGCCGAATTGGAAGCCCGGCTGCCCGTGCCGGGCGGGAAGGAAGAACCGCGGTGA
- a CDS encoding gas vesicle protein K — protein sequence MTQRIAADAGRGLGHLVVTVLDVLKEVLERQALRRLDAGTLTPDQVEALGQALIALELRFAEIRAALDDIPAEIPATEGAK from the coding sequence ATGACCCAGCGGATCGCCGCCGACGCCGGCCGCGGGCTCGGGCACCTCGTCGTCACCGTGCTGGACGTCCTCAAGGAAGTCCTCGAACGGCAGGCGCTGCGGCGGCTCGACGCCGGCACCTTGACCCCGGACCAGGTCGAAGCGCTCGGCCAGGCCCTCATCGCGCTGGAACTCCGGTTCGCCGAGATCCGCGCCGCCCTCGACGACATCCCGGCCGAAATCCCCGCGACCGAAGGAGCGAAGTGA
- a CDS encoding NADP-dependent oxidoreductase — MSRAVIYEKFGGPEVLELREVPEPHAGPGEVRVRVTAAGLNPMDWGIARHPEAAARFGISLPAGFGYDYAGVVDEAGPGAKHAVGERVYGGALGRAVADFVVVGAEDRLFRTPDGLSDEVASTLPVAASSAAAALAAVGLQAGDTVLVGGAAGGVGIFAVQLAKLAGATVLGTASESTFPFLRELGVEPVAYGPGLAGRVPEITAAIDLFGTETAEAALELGVPPERIATIAAGPTPPGGVRATGGVDAEPGALEKVAAEIAAGRLTVPIAAVFPVEKIRDAVALQAERHVHGKVVVTL; from the coding sequence ATGAGCCGAGCCGTCATCTACGAGAAGTTCGGTGGTCCCGAAGTCCTCGAGCTGCGAGAAGTCCCCGAACCGCACGCCGGCCCCGGCGAAGTGCGGGTGCGGGTCACCGCGGCCGGGCTGAACCCGATGGACTGGGGCATCGCGCGGCACCCCGAGGCCGCCGCGCGGTTCGGGATCAGCCTTCCCGCCGGGTTCGGGTACGACTACGCCGGCGTGGTCGACGAAGCCGGTCCGGGCGCGAAACACGCTGTCGGCGAGCGCGTCTACGGTGGCGCGCTCGGGCGCGCTGTCGCCGACTTCGTCGTCGTCGGCGCCGAAGACCGGCTCTTCCGCACCCCGGACGGCCTGTCCGACGAGGTCGCGAGCACCCTCCCGGTCGCCGCGTCCTCGGCAGCCGCCGCCCTCGCCGCCGTCGGCTTGCAGGCGGGTGACACCGTCCTCGTCGGCGGGGCCGCCGGTGGGGTCGGCATCTTCGCCGTCCAGCTCGCCAAGCTCGCCGGGGCCACCGTGCTCGGCACGGCCTCCGAGAGCACCTTCCCGTTCCTGCGCGAGCTCGGTGTCGAACCCGTCGCCTACGGCCCCGGCCTGGCCGGCCGGGTCCCGGAGATCACCGCGGCCATCGACCTCTTCGGCACGGAAACCGCCGAGGCGGCCCTGGAGCTCGGCGTCCCGCCCGAGCGGATCGCCACGATCGCCGCCGGTCCCACTCCGCCGGGCGGTGTGCGCGCCACCGGCGGCGTCGACGCCGAGCCGGGCGCGCTCGAAAAGGTCGCCGCCGAAATCGCCGCCGGGCGGCTCACCGTGCCGATCGCCGCCGTCTTCCCCGTCGAAAAGATCCGGGACGCCGTCGCGCTGCAGGCCGAGCGGCACGTCCACGGCAAGGTCGTCGTCACGCTCTAG
- a CDS encoding GvpL/GvpF family gas vesicle protein, which translates to MTLQLYGVVRAGHPRAPRTVCWEDLAMVVGDPEPDPAAHLAVVSALVEGGPVLPVRFGTVAEDEEAVRAEVLAPAADTYRADLDRLDGLAEVHVCLRFSEPGSAWRAARSDVLLSRVAERARDSVALPAGESADERWAFLVGLGDLLVVRDTVAGLARDDGVHADWVGPLPAYSFLDRRTCSRWSW; encoded by the coding sequence GTGACGCTGCAGCTCTACGGCGTCGTGCGGGCCGGGCACCCGCGAGCGCCGCGGACGGTGTGCTGGGAAGACCTCGCGATGGTCGTCGGCGACCCCGAGCCCGACCCGGCCGCGCACCTCGCGGTGGTGTCCGCGCTGGTCGAGGGCGGCCCGGTGCTGCCGGTCCGGTTCGGCACCGTGGCCGAGGACGAAGAGGCCGTCCGCGCCGAAGTGCTCGCCCCGGCCGCCGACACCTACCGCGCCGACCTCGACCGGCTCGACGGCCTGGCCGAGGTGCACGTCTGCCTCCGGTTCTCCGAACCGGGCTCGGCGTGGCGGGCGGCCCGCTCGGACGTCCTGCTCTCCCGGGTCGCCGAACGGGCCCGCGACTCCGTGGCGCTGCCGGCGGGCGAGAGCGCCGACGAGCGGTGGGCGTTCCTGGTCGGGCTGGGCGACCTGCTCGTCGTCCGGGACACCGTCGCCGGGCTCGCGCGCGACGACGGCGTCCACGCCGACTGGGTCGGGCCGTTGCCCGCCTACAGCTTCCTCGACCGGCGGACGTGCTCCCGCTGGAGCTGGTGA
- the gvpJ gene encoding gas vesicle protein GvpJ, whose protein sequence is MAEPGRLAEVFTPSGTNAAEAIVDLLDRVVHRGAVVTGDVIISLAGIDLVRLDLRLLLLGLDGTGE, encoded by the coding sequence ATGGCTGAGCCCGGCCGGCTCGCCGAGGTCTTCACCCCGTCCGGCACCAACGCCGCCGAAGCCATCGTCGACCTGCTCGACCGGGTCGTGCACCGCGGCGCCGTCGTCACCGGGGACGTGATCATCTCCCTCGCCGGCATCGACCTCGTGCGGCTCGACCTGCGGCTGCTGCTGCTCGGGCTGGACGGGACGGGCGAATGA
- a CDS encoding MurT ligase domain-containing protein produces the protein MSLRSPLRTRASVAAGRLIAWLSRSSGLGRGGMIGGRVTLALDPLALRRLGRERTVVLVTGTNGKTTTSLMLTRALETLAEVAANSDGANMPDGVLAALTARPDAPYAVLEVDETYVPWVADQVQPAVLVLLNLSRDQLDRVGEVRAMERDLRAAIAGLPGTVVVANCDDVLVTSAASAAAKRVWVSTGRRWTGDSTACPRCEGRVETHERHWGCACGLARPEPAWTLDGELVRTPGGREVDLDLRLPGEVNRANAALALAAAHRLGVPPHTAAARLRTITDIGGRYRTIRRSRHSVRLMLAKNPAGWVETLRVLDEDTPVVVAVNAQEADGRDLSWLWDVHFERLRGRQVVVTGERGADLSVRLCYAEVAHWAEPDPVTAIDTLPPGAVELVANYTAFRDLVGKLPDG, from the coding sequence ATGTCCCTCCGAAGCCCACTCCGCACCCGCGCGTCCGTGGCCGCCGGGCGGCTGATCGCCTGGCTGTCGCGCAGCTCGGGCCTCGGCCGCGGCGGGATGATCGGCGGCCGCGTCACGCTGGCCCTCGATCCGCTCGCCCTGCGCCGCCTCGGCCGCGAACGCACCGTCGTGCTCGTCACCGGCACCAACGGCAAGACCACGACGTCGCTGATGCTCACCCGCGCGCTGGAGACGCTGGCCGAGGTCGCCGCCAACAGCGACGGCGCGAACATGCCCGACGGCGTCCTCGCCGCGTTGACCGCCCGCCCCGACGCGCCCTACGCGGTGCTGGAGGTCGACGAGACGTACGTGCCGTGGGTCGCCGACCAGGTCCAGCCGGCCGTGCTGGTGCTGCTCAACCTGAGCCGCGACCAGCTGGACCGGGTCGGCGAGGTCCGTGCCATGGAACGCGACCTGCGGGCCGCCATCGCCGGCCTGCCCGGCACGGTCGTCGTCGCGAACTGCGACGACGTCCTGGTGACGTCGGCGGCGAGCGCGGCCGCCAAGCGCGTGTGGGTGAGCACGGGCCGCCGCTGGACCGGTGACTCCACGGCGTGCCCGCGCTGCGAAGGCCGCGTCGAAACCCACGAACGGCACTGGGGCTGCGCCTGCGGGCTGGCCCGGCCGGAGCCCGCGTGGACGCTCGACGGCGAGCTCGTCCGGACGCCCGGTGGCCGCGAAGTCGACCTCGACCTGCGGCTGCCGGGCGAGGTCAACCGCGCGAACGCCGCGCTCGCGCTCGCCGCGGCGCACCGGCTCGGCGTCCCGCCGCACACCGCCGCCGCCCGGCTGCGGACCATCACCGACATCGGCGGCCGCTACCGGACGATCCGCCGGTCGCGGCACTCCGTGCGGCTGATGCTGGCCAAGAACCCGGCCGGCTGGGTGGAAACGCTGCGCGTGCTCGACGAGGACACCCCGGTCGTCGTCGCGGTCAACGCACAGGAAGCCGACGGCCGGGACCTGTCCTGGCTGTGGGACGTCCACTTCGAACGGCTCCGCGGGCGCCAGGTGGTCGTCACCGGCGAGCGCGGCGCCGACCTGTCGGTCCGGCTCTGCTACGCCGAAGTCGCGCACTGGGCCGAGCCGGACCCGGTCACCGCGATCGACACGCTGCCGCCCGGCGCCGTCGAGCTGGTCGCCAACTACACCGCGTTCCGCGATCTGGTCGGCAAGCTGCCCGATGGCTGA